One genomic segment of Paenibacillus xylanexedens includes these proteins:
- the mobA gene encoding molybdenum cofactor guanylyltransferase translates to MNTREWTGIILAGGLSSRMGTNKAMLELNGSVVLQQVTNAMRPAVSRIIVAAGPNVTTYGAMGYDCVQDHYPGKGPLAGLHAALEASDTDWNLVCACDMPLLQTSFFDGIKKLVESHDSYSAIVPRVYGRVHPLAGAYHRRVLPDLEQRLIQDHLRVMRWLEEIGCCYVETEELERAGVHQVAMQMSNMNTPEEYERIRNQDSGLDSDL, encoded by the coding sequence ATGAACACGCGTGAATGGACAGGCATCATATTGGCAGGAGGGTTATCCAGTCGCATGGGAACCAACAAGGCCATGCTGGAACTGAACGGTTCCGTTGTCCTGCAACAAGTCACAAATGCCATGAGACCCGCAGTATCCCGTATCATCGTGGCTGCCGGACCCAATGTGACAACCTACGGTGCAATGGGCTACGATTGCGTTCAGGATCACTATCCGGGGAAGGGGCCACTCGCGGGTCTTCACGCGGCCCTGGAAGCTTCCGATACAGACTGGAATCTGGTATGCGCCTGCGATATGCCGCTCCTGCAAACGTCTTTCTTTGATGGAATAAAAAAACTGGTCGAATCGCATGACTCTTATTCTGCTATCGTGCCGCGCGTGTATGGACGTGTCCATCCACTTGCAGGGGCTTACCACAGACGAGTGCTCCCTGATCTCGAGCAGCGTCTGATACAGGATCATCTTCGGGTCATGCGATGGCTTGAAGAGATCGGTTGCTGTTATGTCGAAACGGAAGAGCTTGAGAGAGCGGGCGTTCATCAAGTAGCGATGCAAATGAGTAATATGAACACGCCGGAAGAGTACGAACGTATCCGTAATCAAGATTCTGGACTCGATTCCGATCTGTAG
- a CDS encoding AraC family transcriptional regulator, with protein sequence MMDIRSQLREMPHHTLAHWLPIIDCNIKFYGAHSQQVPYGWAMPEESHPGFEIMLIIEGTQESVIHGYTYTVEEGSILLIPPGFKHTNQCVSTEGMTYFSAHFNVDDPVFTLKLMSQHSRIYAAGTADNRKIRVVLESWMGMINVSEAYTSTDKMIMQTRMFELFALLSQAADNEPEFTTSVAASHAPAPTAMHYAGAIAEAIKQAFHAQLRTKESSVSTVKVEQIISSFGISPGYGLQVFRKVYGRSPRAYLSSLKLQEAKVLIEQPELSLGEIAWKLGYTHLSHFSRQFKRWTGQSPLQYRNHHADASSDPVSYRSESSPES encoded by the coding sequence ATGATGGATATCCGATCACAGCTCCGAGAAATGCCTCACCATACGTTGGCCCACTGGCTGCCTATTATCGACTGTAACATCAAATTCTATGGTGCGCACAGCCAACAAGTACCCTATGGATGGGCGATGCCCGAGGAATCACATCCGGGCTTTGAGATTATGTTGATCATCGAAGGTACGCAGGAGAGTGTGATTCATGGTTATACCTATACCGTGGAGGAAGGTTCCATTCTTCTCATTCCTCCCGGGTTCAAACATACAAATCAATGTGTATCCACGGAAGGCATGACTTATTTTAGCGCTCATTTTAATGTGGATGATCCGGTCTTCACCCTGAAGCTGATGTCACAGCACAGCCGAATCTACGCAGCAGGTACGGCTGATAATAGGAAAATACGCGTTGTGCTGGAGAGCTGGATGGGGATGATTAACGTATCTGAAGCCTACACGTCCACTGATAAAATGATCATGCAGACCCGCATGTTTGAACTGTTCGCCCTGTTGTCCCAAGCTGCTGACAATGAACCGGAGTTCACCACTTCCGTTGCTGCTTCACATGCACCAGCGCCAACAGCCATGCATTATGCGGGAGCTATAGCGGAGGCGATCAAGCAGGCATTCCATGCCCAGCTTCGAACCAAGGAAAGCAGTGTATCCACGGTCAAAGTAGAGCAAATTATATCCTCGTTTGGCATCAGCCCGGGATATGGTCTACAGGTCTTTCGCAAGGTGTACGGGCGTTCCCCCAGGGCTTACCTGTCCAGCCTAAAGTTGCAGGAGGCCAAAGTCCTGATCGAACAGCCAGAGCTGTCGCTCGGGGAAATTGCGTGGAAGCTCGGTTACACCCATCTGTCCCATTTCAGCAGACAATTCAAACGTTGGACAGGCCAAAGCCCGCTGCAATATCGCAATCATCATGCAGATGCATCAAGTGATCCTGTATCCTACAGATCGGAATCGAGTCCAGAATCTTGA
- a CDS encoding beta-galactosidase, which yields MDKLLYGVAYYDEYMPYERLDKDIQMMKDAGINVVRIAESTWSTHEPQNGVFDFSSVDRVLNAMHEAGIQVIVGTPTYAVPTWMVKEHPDVLATTSKGPGKYGARQIMDITHPTYLFYAERIIRKLISRVSTHPAVIGYQTDNETKHYNTAGDNVQLQFVKYMRNKFSSLDELNKEFGLDYWSNRINSWEDFPSVVGTINGSLGAEFAKFQRQLVTNFLAWQVGIVNEYKQDGQFVTQNFDFDWRGYSYGIQGDVDHFAASKPFDITSVDIYHPSQDDLTGIEISFGGDVARSTKQSNYLVLETEAQAFWHWVPYPGQLRLQAFSHLASGANMVAYWHWHSLHNSFETYWKGLLSHEFEPNPVYNEAKTIGRDFARLSPKLVNLKKKNRVAVLFSNEALTSIKWFGFNFTSDKNYNDVVRWMYDELYKMNIGCDLIDPSVESYAEYDVLVVPALYAASDALLEKLNQFVQDGGHIVYSFKSGFTNEHIKVRSTRQPGLISEACGISYNLFVEPKHVSLRDDPFGVGEEQNKIHTWMELITPTTAEVLAWYDHPHWGEYAAITQNAYGKGKATYVGCYTSSAVIRKVLERVMKEVGVWGADQELAFPIIVKTGVNDQGNTIRYYFNYADEATSFVNAYGEGTELLAGTPIAAGEKIELEPWGIRIIEQ from the coding sequence ATGGACAAATTATTATATGGCGTAGCTTACTATGATGAATATATGCCTTACGAAAGATTGGACAAGGACATTCAGATGATGAAGGATGCAGGGATCAACGTGGTCCGTATTGCAGAATCAACCTGGAGTACCCATGAACCGCAGAATGGCGTATTTGACTTCTCTTCCGTGGATCGTGTGCTCAATGCCATGCATGAGGCGGGGATTCAGGTCATCGTTGGCACACCAACGTATGCTGTTCCAACATGGATGGTCAAGGAACATCCGGACGTGCTAGCTACCACTTCAAAGGGACCTGGAAAATACGGCGCAAGACAAATCATGGATATTACACATCCAACCTATCTATTCTATGCCGAGCGGATCATCCGCAAGCTGATCTCTCGGGTAAGCACACATCCAGCGGTAATCGGTTATCAGACAGATAACGAGACGAAGCATTACAATACGGCCGGAGATAATGTACAACTGCAATTCGTCAAATACATGCGGAATAAGTTCAGCTCCCTGGATGAACTCAACAAGGAATTTGGCCTCGACTATTGGAGTAATCGAATCAATAGCTGGGAAGACTTCCCGTCTGTTGTAGGAACGATCAACGGTAGTCTAGGAGCTGAGTTTGCCAAGTTCCAGCGGCAGCTGGTAACCAACTTTTTGGCTTGGCAAGTGGGGATCGTGAATGAATACAAACAGGACGGACAGTTTGTTACCCAGAATTTTGACTTTGATTGGCGTGGATATTCCTACGGCATTCAAGGGGATGTGGACCATTTTGCCGCATCGAAACCTTTTGACATCACCAGTGTGGACATCTACCATCCTTCCCAGGATGATCTGACCGGCATTGAGATTTCATTCGGCGGGGATGTGGCGCGTTCGACCAAACAATCGAATTATCTGGTACTGGAGACCGAAGCGCAGGCTTTCTGGCATTGGGTTCCCTATCCGGGACAGCTGCGTTTGCAAGCATTCAGTCATCTGGCATCAGGAGCGAACATGGTCGCTTACTGGCACTGGCACTCGTTGCACAATTCGTTTGAGACGTACTGGAAAGGATTGCTCAGTCATGAATTTGAACCGAATCCGGTGTACAACGAAGCGAAGACCATTGGCAGGGATTTTGCAAGACTGAGTCCTAAGCTTGTGAATCTGAAGAAAAAGAATCGGGTAGCTGTGCTGTTCAGCAATGAGGCGCTCACATCCATCAAGTGGTTTGGTTTTAACTTCACCAGTGACAAGAACTACAATGACGTGGTGCGTTGGATGTACGATGAATTGTATAAAATGAACATTGGCTGTGACCTCATCGACCCATCGGTTGAGAGTTATGCGGAGTATGACGTGCTCGTTGTACCTGCTCTGTATGCTGCTTCGGATGCATTGCTGGAAAAATTGAATCAATTCGTACAGGATGGCGGACATATCGTCTATTCGTTCAAAAGCGGATTCACAAATGAGCATATCAAGGTACGCTCTACCCGCCAGCCCGGCCTGATTAGTGAGGCATGCGGGATCAGTTATAACCTTTTTGTAGAGCCAAAACATGTCTCGCTGCGGGATGATCCATTTGGAGTTGGTGAAGAACAGAACAAGATTCATACCTGGATGGAGTTAATTACGCCGACAACGGCTGAAGTACTCGCTTGGTATGATCATCCACATTGGGGTGAATATGCGGCAATTACCCAGAATGCCTATGGAAAAGGCAAAGCAACCTATGTTGGCTGTTACACCAGTTCTGCGGTGATCCGTAAGGTGTTGGAACGTGTCATGAAAGAAGTGGGCGTATGGGGAGCTGATCAGGAGCTGGCTTTTCCTATTATTGTGAAGACAGGTGTGAACGATCAAGGGAACACGATCCGCTACTATTTCAATTATGCGGATGAGGCAACATCCTTCGTGAATGCTTATGGGGAAGGGACTGAACTTCTGGCAGGAACTCCGATTGCTGCGGGAGAGAAGATCGAATTGGAGCCATGGGGAATACGGATTATCGAACAATAA
- a CDS encoding MFS transporter, which yields MVSLKLYNFFIYGAISIFAGFLQLYLQEIGMTKLEIGSLMAIGPFVSLFANPFWGFWSDKSRNIRIILMIMMGGTFVLAQGVFYAPTYTWIYVAMIFFYFFQSPLFAQTNSLILGYIDGTTQKFGSFRLWGSLGWALTAVAAGPLIDRFGIGSVSIIFACMIATAFVLSVFLPRQPIASDTPVVTFRRFGKVMFNPYFMAFIGLGVLVSVPNAMNSTFMSLYIVEMGGDKQMVGWAIFTSSILEVGVFLLLDRLLKRKMSMLLASLILISVLFALRWQLMALANNPLEIVFIQLMHSITFGGYFYVGTQLTMLFIPRPYRSSGQAVYTMAWGGLSGVIAGLFGGWLFQSFGAEIMYSIGVFFSLIGAVGFSIMWLSNRRNGYQPVVLTEMGNMDEDR from the coding sequence TTGGTTTCTCTGAAACTATATAACTTTTTCATATATGGAGCCATCTCGATCTTTGCCGGATTCCTGCAGTTGTATCTGCAAGAGATTGGTATGACCAAACTGGAGATTGGCAGTCTGATGGCGATTGGACCCTTTGTATCCTTGTTTGCCAACCCGTTCTGGGGTTTCTGGAGCGATAAATCTCGCAACATTCGCATCATTCTGATGATTATGATGGGAGGCACATTTGTGCTCGCCCAGGGTGTGTTCTATGCGCCCACGTATACATGGATCTATGTAGCCATGATTTTCTTTTATTTTTTTCAAAGTCCATTATTTGCTCAAACTAATAGCCTGATTCTCGGATATATCGATGGTACAACCCAGAAATTTGGATCATTCCGGCTCTGGGGTTCACTCGGTTGGGCGCTGACTGCCGTCGCAGCCGGACCGCTCATTGACCGTTTTGGCATCGGCAGTGTATCCATTATATTTGCGTGCATGATTGCCACCGCCTTTGTATTATCCGTATTTCTACCCAGACAGCCGATCGCTTCGGATACACCGGTGGTTACTTTTCGGCGGTTTGGCAAAGTCATGTTCAATCCGTATTTTATGGCATTTATCGGCCTGGGTGTACTCGTATCGGTGCCTAATGCCATGAACAGTACGTTTATGTCACTATACATAGTAGAAATGGGTGGTGACAAACAGATGGTCGGCTGGGCCATCTTCACCTCATCCATTCTCGAAGTCGGCGTATTCCTGCTGCTCGATCGCTTACTCAAACGCAAAATGAGCATGCTCCTGGCATCTCTCATTCTGATCAGTGTGCTGTTTGCACTTCGCTGGCAGCTCATGGCACTGGCTAACAACCCACTGGAGATTGTATTCATTCAATTGATGCACTCCATTACGTTTGGTGGGTACTTCTATGTGGGTACGCAACTGACCATGCTGTTCATTCCAAGACCTTATCGTTCCTCCGGTCAAGCGGTCTACACAATGGCCTGGGGCGGTCTCTCCGGCGTCATTGCCGGTCTGTTCGGCGGCTGGTTGTTCCAGAGCTTCGGTGCAGAAATCATGTATAGCATTGGCGTATTCTTCTCGCTCATCGGCGCTGTCGGATTTAGCATCATGTGGTTATCGAATCGACGTAACGGCTATCAGCCAGTTGTATTGACGGAGATGGGTAATATGGATGAGGACAGATAA
- a CDS encoding glutamine--tRNA ligase/YqeY domain fusion protein — translation MKGLIPVDNRTTPPNFIKNIITEDLRSGKVQEVITRFPPEPNGYLHIGHAKAIWINFTLGGEFGGKTNLRFDDTNPVKEDVEYVQSIQEDVKWLGYEWNEKRFASDYFDEMYNRAVLLIKKGKAYIDDQSADEIREMRGTLTEPGKNSPYRDRSVEENLDLFTRMRAGEFKNGEKVLRAKIDMSAPNINLRDPVIYRISHAHHHNTGDKWCIYPMYAFAHPLEDAIEGVTHSLCSLEFEDQRPFYDWVIAECEMENQPHQYEFGRLNLSQMVTSKRKLKLLVDEGHVDGWDDPRMPTISGLRRRGYTPEAIRDFVYETGISKNYGVIDLQTLEHFVREDLKLKAPRTMAVLHPLKVVITNYPEGQVEWLEAENNVENPEMGNRQIPFSREIYIEQDDFMENPPNKYFRLFPGNEVRLKHAYFIKCNDVIKDAEGNVTEIHCTYDVETKSGSGFTGRKVKGTIHWVEATQAVPAEFRLYEPLILDEAPEAEVEVAVAGAEAEVVEEQPEKTFLDQLNPNSLEIVNGYVEQEMKEANAQDKFQFFRHGYFSVDPKHSEPGRPVFNRVVSLKSSFQLPKA, via the coding sequence ATGAAAGGTTTGATACCTGTGGACAATCGTACAACCCCACCTAACTTTATCAAAAATATTATTACCGAAGATCTCCGGTCTGGGAAAGTCCAGGAAGTTATTACCCGTTTTCCTCCGGAACCGAACGGTTATCTGCATATCGGCCATGCCAAGGCGATCTGGATTAACTTTACGCTGGGCGGCGAATTTGGCGGCAAAACGAATCTGCGCTTTGATGACACGAATCCGGTCAAGGAAGATGTAGAGTACGTTCAATCGATTCAGGAAGACGTGAAATGGCTCGGATACGAGTGGAACGAGAAACGTTTTGCCTCGGATTATTTTGACGAGATGTACAACCGTGCTGTCTTGTTGATTAAAAAAGGTAAAGCCTACATCGACGACCAAAGCGCCGACGAAATCCGTGAAATGCGCGGAACGCTGACGGAGCCGGGTAAGAACAGCCCGTACCGTGATCGTTCGGTGGAAGAGAATCTCGACCTGTTCACACGTATGCGTGCAGGCGAATTCAAGAACGGGGAGAAAGTGCTGCGTGCCAAGATCGATATGTCTGCACCGAATATCAACCTGCGCGATCCGGTTATTTACCGGATTTCTCATGCACATCATCATAACACGGGCGACAAATGGTGTATCTATCCAATGTACGCTTTTGCTCACCCGCTTGAAGATGCAATTGAAGGTGTAACGCATTCCCTCTGTTCCTTGGAGTTTGAGGATCAACGTCCATTCTACGATTGGGTTATTGCAGAGTGTGAGATGGAGAACCAACCGCATCAATATGAATTTGGTCGCCTGAATCTGTCCCAGATGGTAACAAGCAAGCGGAAGCTGAAACTGCTCGTAGATGAAGGACATGTGGATGGATGGGATGATCCGCGCATGCCAACGATTTCAGGTCTGCGCCGCCGGGGTTATACACCGGAAGCTATTCGTGATTTTGTATATGAGACAGGCATTTCCAAAAACTATGGAGTTATCGACCTGCAAACGTTGGAGCACTTTGTACGTGAAGACTTGAAACTGAAAGCTCCGCGTACGATGGCTGTCCTGCACCCGCTCAAAGTGGTCATCACCAACTATCCTGAAGGACAAGTAGAATGGCTTGAAGCAGAGAACAATGTGGAGAACCCGGAGATGGGTAATCGCCAAATTCCGTTCTCCCGTGAGATTTATATTGAACAAGACGATTTCATGGAGAATCCGCCGAACAAATACTTCCGTTTGTTCCCTGGCAACGAAGTTCGTCTGAAACATGCATACTTCATCAAATGTAACGATGTGATCAAGGATGCGGAAGGCAATGTGACTGAGATTCATTGTACCTATGATGTGGAGACAAAGAGCGGCAGTGGCTTCACTGGCCGTAAAGTCAAAGGAACAATCCACTGGGTAGAGGCGACTCAAGCGGTACCTGCTGAATTCCGTCTTTATGAGCCGTTGATCCTGGATGAAGCACCGGAAGCAGAGGTGGAAGTGGCAGTAGCTGGGGCTGAAGCTGAGGTTGTGGAAGAGCAACCGGAGAAAACGTTCCTGGATCAATTGAACCCGAACTCCCTTGAGATTGTTAATGGGTATGTGGAGCAAGAGATGAAGGAAGCGAACGCTCAGGATAAATTCCAATTCTTCCGTCATGGTTACTTTAGTGTAGATCCAAAACACTCCGAGCCAGGACGTCCGGTATTTAACCGGGTCGTATCCCTGAAAAGCTCATTCCAACTGCCGAAGGCATAA